A section of the Euwallacea fornicatus isolate EFF26 chromosome 12, ASM4011564v1, whole genome shotgun sequence genome encodes:
- the LOC136342449 gene encoding transmembrane protein 234 homolog, protein MLNTCALIGVGALWGLTNPIIKKNSVAIKEIKANSAITQFCLEIKYLLTHLGYIAPLIVNQLGSVLYFLTLQNVDLTLSVPLANSLTFIFTAVAGSYLEEKLPTKKVVAGSAFILFGTILCCYDKQLTDHL, encoded by the exons ATGTTGAACACAT GTGCATTAATCGGGGTAGGAGCCTTATGGGGCCTCACGAAtcctataattaaaaaaaactccgtagCTATAAAGGAGATTAAAGCTAACTCTGCCATCACACAATTTTGTCTTGAGATAAAGTATTTGCTAACCCATCTTGGA TACATTGCTCCGTTGatagttaatcagctcgggtCTGTGCTGTATTTTTTGACATTACAAAATGTGGATTTAACTTTATCAGTGCCTTTGGCTAATTCCTTGACCTTTATATTTACCGCTGTTGCTGGTTCGTATCTAGAGGAAAAGCTTCCCACTAAGA AGGTTGTAGCTGGAAGTGCCTTCATTTTATTTGGGACAATCTTATGCTGCTATGATAAGCAGCTAACGGatcatttatga